One Triplophysa rosa linkage group LG8, Trosa_1v2, whole genome shotgun sequence genomic window, tagctcagtggttagagcactGGTCTTGTAAACCAGGGGTCGCGAGTTCAATCCTCGCTGGGGCCTAAATGAAACTGggaattttttaaaacaattatgttcaaAAGTGTGCATTGCTAGCAGTATAACACAAGAGAACTGATGGGGAGTGCACTGCTGATGACACTGTCGCCAATACATAAATGATGTTggagcttaaagggatatttcagaggcaaaacaaaatttctcccatgttttactcgccctcaaggcatcctgactgaatatgactttcttcttgaagaataatgcagtcggagttctaataccacgtatcatttttctCCCAAGCGGTGTTGTGGCGAATCAGTCAGATTATCAGTCATCTCGCAGACAAAGGTTCCAGGTGCCAAAACTTTATTGCTCGAGTCAACAAAGTTAGATGCTTAGAAGACATCTAACAATAGAGTGCTTTGCATCAACAGTTATAACCAAACTTCAAGAGGTGTTCCTTACTTCGTACCAATCAGGAAATTTGCCgttatctctttattttttgGCCCATCCCCTTTCATCTGCCAcccttatttcttaagcaacaAGTTCTTAAGGATAATCTTTAGGATTTTGTGGTAGTTTGAAAGTTGGGATTTTTTCTCATTGCTGGATGCTGATAATGAGTCAATGGCTGTGCTTTATTCCTGATAAAGGATAGCTATGACCTCTATACTGATTACTGAACTATTTCAACGtcatttcagatgatgtaatgcACAATGAGTAGGCTGTCATGCACTACAGATAATTCATCTGCCTGTCATTCCTTAAACAATTGAATGTCAGATGTTTCCTGAAGCTGCAGGTAAATATTAGACACGCCTCTTCAAATGTGCAACAAGGTGTGACTACCTTTCATATGGAAAGGAAGAAAGCACAACAGGTATGGCTCcatagctcagtggttagagcactGGTCTTGTAAACCAGGGGTCGCGAGTTCGATCCTCGCTGGGGCCTAAACAAGACTGTAGAGTCAAATTTTAGAGTGTGAAGAATTCTAATTAGTCACTTATGTAACATGAGGCGTGGTTTTCCAATGGGTCAGATCAAGAAAACAGCcatttatgtaaaaaacaataaagattgttaaatacaaaaaagctGTCATTGTATACATATGGGCTACTGGAGTTTTGCTGAAGGTGGCCAAATATCAGAAAGTACaatattaatacagtcatttagAAACTTAAACCATAGAAGCAACATTGTTCCCAGTCCCTCCTCGAGCCACCAGATGGTGCTATACGAAACCCATTtctgttttcaatttttttaaatggttgtcATTCACAATCATGTTAAAATCATTTTAGGTTTGAATTAAGTTTCAGAGATAATATTAAGTTTTAGAGGTGATATAAAGACGAAAGTTGCAGACAGCAGTTTACTGGGCCtatatagtattttttttccaGCAAGACTTTTCCTTTAAACAACTTCCCATGCGCAAACCAGCTCTACAGACCAACccacaataaacatttttttctaccaTAATGATCTGCTACTTTCAGAGCACTTTGAGACAAATGTCTTTTTAaccatctttttattttttagacatACTGTGTTCTTAGAAAGGATTTGGTTTGGAGTTAACGCTTGCAGTATAAGGTGAATTCAGTccatatttttgtgtgtattaaaACATAGTTCAAAGAAAAGTAGTAGTCAAATGAAAGTCCAGAACTTAGAAAGAGGGGTAATTCGCCAATCAGTTTCACCCTACAAGATAAgcacaaatatttacaatattcaaTTGGATTAGTGTCTGATCTGAGTATGTGGATCCTTCATATCCTGTAGTATCCAAGAGTCAGTGAGCCTGTACACGTGGAAGACATTCTCTCTCACGGCACAATGCAGGTTGCTTTGCGGAGAGCCAGGTATCCGGTTACTACGTCTGTGGGTAATTGCCGGATGTAGGAAAACTCCTCTGTCGATGCAAAGCACAGTTTGGTCTGAGGGTCAGTGTAGTTTGCCTGAGACACAAAGATAAAAAACCATTAGTATATGATTGTCTTGACATTATTAGTAGACGTTTTACAACAGATTTCACAGACTCACCGGCAGACCAGAGATGTCGGAGTACTTTTTAGAAGGTTTCATAGAAGGAGGTGCATCTATGGTACAGTCTAAATGAAGTCAAAATACACAAGtaatacatattttataatataattgtgTCAAGTACAGTAATATATAACAACACTCCACCGCAACATCTACACATTTTTTGACAaatcttctttttatttttgatattgTTTGGGCTGAATCACTTAAAAACATCCTTTATTACAGTTATTAAATCAGACTCACAGTTAGGATCAGTAGCTTTCCAGGGAAGAGCTTTCTCCGCTGCCAGAATCTGCTTCAGATTCTTCCATGTCCGATTCTTCTTTCCTGCTGCTGCGCCACCAATAGCCGAGTGCTAGTGAGAGAGGAACAATACAGTCAGTGAAAGCAATTCCAACT contains:
- the ino80c gene encoding INO80 complex subunit C, with the translated sequence MSAPSAPGTLNIRDLNSPTVSTSKAPTSAALVAQARVKKRAVSPANPTAPQPNNNSKKRKTQPSASTTQAQVVPVEETAEGSKSVVDTESTTKALPFKNPNFVHSAIGGAAAGKKNRTWKNLKQILAAEKALPWKATDPNYCTIDAPPSMKPSKKYSDISGLPANYTDPQTKLCFASTEEFSYIRQLPTDVVTGYLALRKATCIVP